One window from the genome of Thalassospira xiamenensis M-5 = DSM 17429 encodes:
- the tgt gene encoding tRNA guanosine(34) transglycosylase Tgt — MTEFRYELLATDGKARLGRIHTAHGVIDTPAFMPVGTAATVKGMLPENVADTGAQILLGNTYHLMLRPGAERIARLGGLHKFMNWDKPILTDSGGYQVMSLSKLRKITEDGVTFKSHIDGRKFALSPERSMEIQHLLGSTITMAFDECTPFPATEQQAAESMRMSMRWAKRSKDAFVEREGYALYGIQQGSVFENLRRESSEKLAELDLPGHSVGGLAVGEGQQIMFDTLDFCVDMLPANKPRYLMGVGKPSDLVGAVMRGIDQFDCVLPTRSGRNAQAFTHRGTLNLKNGRHRDDDRPLDDQCNCPACTKYSRAYLHHLIKAGEILGAVLLTWHNLAYYQDLMRGMREAIAAGRMEQFARDFYAGQEGGDIDPVPIIED, encoded by the coding sequence ATGACTGAATTCCGTTATGAACTTCTGGCGACCGACGGCAAGGCCCGTCTGGGCCGCATTCATACCGCCCACGGCGTGATCGATACCCCGGCCTTCATGCCGGTTGGCACGGCCGCCACGGTCAAGGGCATGTTGCCGGAAAATGTCGCCGATACCGGCGCGCAGATCTTGCTTGGCAACACCTATCACCTGATGCTGCGCCCCGGTGCGGAACGCATTGCACGCCTTGGCGGTTTGCACAAATTCATGAATTGGGACAAGCCGATCCTGACCGATAGCGGCGGCTATCAGGTGATGTCGTTATCCAAGCTGCGCAAGATTACCGAAGACGGTGTTACGTTCAAAAGCCATATCGACGGGCGCAAATTTGCCCTGTCGCCGGAACGTTCGATGGAAATCCAGCATCTGCTGGGATCGACGATTACCATGGCGTTTGACGAATGCACCCCGTTCCCGGCGACCGAACAGCAGGCCGCAGAGTCCATGCGCATGTCGATGCGCTGGGCCAAGCGGTCCAAGGATGCGTTTGTCGAGCGCGAAGGCTATGCGCTTTATGGCATTCAGCAGGGCAGCGTTTTTGAAAATCTGCGGCGCGAAAGTTCCGAAAAACTGGCCGAGCTTGATTTGCCGGGCCATTCGGTCGGCGGTCTTGCTGTTGGCGAAGGCCAGCAGATCATGTTTGATACGCTTGATTTCTGTGTCGATATGCTGCCCGCCAACAAGCCGCGTTACCTTATGGGGGTTGGCAAGCCATCGGACCTTGTGGGCGCGGTGATGCGCGGGATTGACCAGTTTGATTGCGTTTTGCCGACCCGGTCGGGCCGCAATGCGCAGGCCTTTACCCATCGCGGCACGCTGAACCTTAAAAACGGGCGTCATCGCGATGATGACCGTCCGCTGGATGATCAGTGCAATTGTCCGGCCTGCACGAAATATTCGCGTGCATATCTGCATCACCTGATCAAGGCGGGCGAGATTTTGGGGGCGGTTCTGCTGACCTGGCATAACCTTGCCTATTATCAGGATCTGATGCGTGGCATGCGCGAGGCCATTGCCGCGGGCCGCATGGAACAGTTCGCCCGTGATTTTTATGCAGGCCAGGAAGGCGGGGATATTGATCCCGTGCCGATCATCGAGGATTAA
- the queF gene encoding preQ(1) synthase, whose amino-acid sequence MADQTIYDNLTMLGEATEQPASPDEAVLERVQNPQAGTDYCVRFVAPEFTSLCPITGQPDFAHLVIDYVPGDWLVESKSLKLFLTSFRNHGSFHEDCTVKVGKRIADMIDPKWLRIGGYWYPRGGIPIDVFYQTGPAPEGVWIPDQGVAPYRGRG is encoded by the coding sequence ATGGCTGATCAAACCATTTACGACAACCTGACCATGCTGGGCGAGGCCACCGAACAGCCCGCCAGCCCGGATGAAGCGGTTCTTGAACGGGTGCAGAACCCGCAGGCGGGAACCGATTACTGTGTGCGGTTTGTTGCACCGGAATTCACATCGCTTTGCCCGATCACCGGTCAGCCTGATTTCGCCCATCTGGTGATTGACTATGTGCCGGGTGACTGGCTTGTCGAAAGCAAGTCGCTGAAGCTATTCTTGACGTCGTTTCGCAATCATGGCTCGTTCCACGAGGATTGCACGGTCAAGGTCGGCAAACGGATTGCCGATATGATTGATCCGAAATGGCTGCGCATTGGTGGCTACTGGTATCCGCGCGGCGGCATTCCGATTGACGTGTTTTATCAGACCGGCCCGGCCCCTGAAGGGGTGTGGATACCCGATCAGGGTGTTGCGCCCTATCGCGGGCGTGGCTAG
- a CDS encoding RNA polymerase sigma factor encodes MARNSASVLIASFQENYEQLFRFLTRKLGGDHERAADVVQDTYVRLADAPDQGDVIDNPRAYIYRVAGNLAIDGIRREKRITAHQDMGEDTNAIHDPKPGPENIVLDREQILLLDKALEKLPEKPRMALLMFRVDGLSHSEIAVRLGVSNSMVAKYIVRALQHCRDELLREGEK; translated from the coding sequence ATGGCGCGCAACAGCGCATCGGTTCTGATCGCAAGCTTTCAGGAAAATTACGAACAGCTTTTCCGGTTTCTGACCCGAAAGCTGGGCGGGGACCATGAACGCGCAGCCGATGTGGTGCAGGATACCTATGTGCGGCTTGCCGATGCCCCCGATCAGGGCGACGTGATCGACAATCCGCGTGCCTATATCTATCGGGTGGCCGGGAACCTTGCGATTGACGGGATCAGGCGTGAAAAACGCATTACCGCCCATCAAGATATGGGCGAGGATACCAACGCGATCCACGATCCCAAACCCGGCCCGGAAAACATCGTGCTGGATCGCGAACAGATTTTACTGCTTGATAAAGCATTGGAAAAGCTGCCAGAAAAACCACGTATGGCGTTGCTGATGTTTCGGGTCGACGGGTTGTCACACAGTGAAATTGCCGTGCGTCTTGGCGTATCGAACAGCATGGTCGCGAAATATATTGTGCGCGCCCTGCAACATTGCCGTGACGAGCTTCTGCGCGAGGGCGAAAAATAA
- a CDS encoding FecR family protein, which produces MKTGLSDQQPASRPLTADLGDQAIEWLVMLQSGDATARDHAAFADWCAQSPDHARAAAEARSLFAAVGQTEAAQQWQENPDIRHEIGSFRSPAPGAAAPRRQPRLQPARHRAVWLRPGRLAIAGTMICALMLAIFGGLEATGPIARWTSDYSTAIGQQRAVMLADGSVAHMNTASAFSVDFSGPRREIRLEAGEVIFDVAKDADHPFIVSANGGAARAVGTVYGVRLEDGGANVTVREGIVEVTRGDSEPVRITVGQQAHYDTDGGLRKITDADLAAYGSWQRGKLIFNQRTLSDVMAELQRYQPGRIVVARDTLRDLKVTGVFETTDLDAVFASIAQTTSARVTRLPLLTIIY; this is translated from the coding sequence TTGAAGACCGGGTTATCGGATCAGCAACCAGCCAGCAGGCCATTGACCGCCGATCTTGGCGATCAGGCGATTGAATGGCTGGTGATGCTGCAATCAGGCGATGCCACGGCGCGCGATCATGCGGCCTTTGCCGACTGGTGCGCGCAAAGCCCCGATCACGCCCGTGCCGCCGCCGAGGCCCGAAGCCTTTTTGCCGCCGTCGGTCAAACCGAAGCCGCGCAGCAATGGCAGGAAAATCCCGATATCCGGCACGAGATCGGCAGTTTCCGATCCCCCGCGCCGGGGGCTGCAGCGCCCCGCAGACAACCTAGGCTGCAACCGGCACGACACCGGGCAGTTTGGCTCCGGCCCGGACGCCTTGCCATTGCGGGGACGATGATTTGCGCCTTGATGCTGGCGATCTTTGGCGGGTTGGAAGCAACCGGGCCGATTGCGCGCTGGACATCGGATTACAGCACGGCCATCGGGCAGCAGCGGGCGGTGATGCTTGCCGATGGGTCGGTCGCGCATATGAATACCGCATCGGCCTTTTCCGTTGATTTTTCCGGCCCACGTCGCGAAATCCGCCTTGAAGCGGGCGAAGTGATTTTTGACGTGGCGAAGGATGCCGATCATCCGTTTATTGTTTCCGCCAATGGCGGGGCGGCGCGCGCGGTTGGCACGGTTTACGGGGTGCGGCTTGAGGACGGTGGGGCGAATGTCACCGTGCGCGAAGGCATTGTGGAAGTGACCCGTGGCGACAGTGAGCCGGTGCGGATCACCGTCGGGCAGCAGGCGCATTATGACACCGATGGTGGATTGAGAAAGATTACGGATGCCGATCTTGCGGCCTATGGCAGTTGGCAGCGCGGTAAGCTGATTTTCAATCAGCGGACGCTTTCGGATGTGATGGCGGAACTGCAACGCTACCAGCCGGGCAGGATCGTTGTGGCGCGCGATACGTTGCGCGACCTTAAGGTTACGGGTGTGTTCGAAACGACTGACCTTGATGCGGTTTTTGCCTCTATCGCGCAAACGACATCCGCACGCGTTACCCGGTTGCCGTTGCTCACGATCATCTATTGA